One segment of Toxoplasma gondii ME49 chromosome VI, whole genome shotgun sequence DNA contains the following:
- a CDS encoding beta adaptin protein, putative (encoded by transcript TGME49_240870) — protein sequence MTDGNYFQPAKRGELHELKEELHSSNKEKKKEAVKKVIAAMTVGKDVSSLFPDVVNCMQTTNMELKKLVYLYVINYAKAQPELAILAINTFRKDSLDPNPLIRALAVRTMGCIRLEEITEYLVEPLRRSCKDPDPYVRKTAAICVAKLFSIRPDMVGEEGFIEELTTMLSDSNPVVVANAVAALSEISENSGRNYMKNILNAKESNVNKLLAALNECTEWGQVFILDALAQFEPETPRAAESVLDRVTARLSHANSAVVLSAIKVVMKLLDKVTNPDVVRAVHRKLCPPLVTLLSAEPEIQYVALRNIELIVQKRPSILASEVKMFFCKYNDPVYVKIEKLDILVRLVSEKNVDQVLSELKEYATEVDVDFVRKAVRCIGRCAIKLDCAAERCVAVLLDLIQTKVNYVVQEAIVAIKDIFRKYPNQYESMISTLCENLETLDEPAAKASMVWIVGEYVDRIDNADELLETFLETFHDEPSIVQLQLLTATVKLFLKKPAHTQDLVTKVLKMATEETYNPDLRDRAYIYWRMLARNPEAAKKVVFAPKPPINEDADALDYNTLDRLIGNISLLSSVYHKAPETFVARAMPPSAALPKEVGSCSSDGESTDARVEQAKQSMQKQHYSSDEKEEESSPTSSEDSDSDSDGPTDLLGLSDEATPRKRSSKESSDDLFDLSSPPEDPRGVGKTLVLAADRPGNQGRTGLQVSAALTRAHGRIQLHLTLANKSSMTLNGWAIQFNRNSFGLAPAANLQVADLLSGQSAETTVPVVPGQLMSNAAPEQPLSLQVAVKTNLDIFCFTVPFDLSVVLQENSSADKDVFRQRWQNIGEARQSSLMASAPSSQSPQAVTKQMQAANISLVAQRSADTFDALYFSATTTNNLVVLAEVSLQRNGNAVKLVTRSEAAALLPLFTSTVCAALRLTPRS from the exons ATGACCGACGGCAACTACTTTCAGCCGGCGAAGCGCGGCGAACTGCACGAGTTGAAGGAGGAGCTGCACTCGTcgaacaaggaaaagaagaaggaagcggtAAAAAAGGTGATTGCTGCCATGACCGTCGGCAAAGatgtctcttcgctttttccagACGTTgtcaactgcatgcaaaccaCCAACAtggagctgaagaagctcGTGTATCTGTACGTGATCAACTACGCGAAGGCACAGCCGGAGCTCGCCATTCTTGCCATCAATACCTTTCGCAAAGACTCCCTGGACCCCAATCCACTCATCAG AGCACTGGCTGTGAGGACAATGGGCTGCATTCGCCTGGAGGAAATCACTGAGTATCTGGTCGAGCCGCTTCGGAGGAGCTGCAAAGATCCAGACCCCTACGTCCGGAAAACTGCAGCCATCTGTGTGGCGAAACTCTTCA GCATCCGACCTGACATGGTCGGAGAGGAAGGTTTCATCGAGGAGTTGACGACGATGCTCAGTGACTCGAATCCTGTGGTCGTCGCGAACGCCGTGGCGGCGTTGTCTGAGATTTCAGAGAATTCGGGGAGGAACTACATGAAGAACATTCTCA ATGCGAAGGAGTCCAACGTCAACAAGCTGCTGGCGGCTCTCAACGAATGCACAGA gTGGGGGCAAGTCTTCATTCTTGATGCACTTGCTCAGTTTGAGCCTGAAACGCCGAGAGCTGCGGAGTCCGTTCTCGACCGCGTCACAGCTCGACTCTCTCACGCCAACTCTGCAG TTGTCCTCTCGGCCATCAAGGTGGTTATGAAGCTCCTGGACAA AGTGACGAATCCGGACGTTGTGCGCGCCGTCCATCGAAAGTTATGTCCGCCTCTCGTCACGCTTCTCTCGGCCGAGCCTGAGATTCAGTACGTTGCTCTGCGGAACATCGAGTTGATTGTGCAGAAGCGGCCGAGCATTCTCGCGAGTGAAGTCAAG aTGTTCTTCTGCAAGTACAACGATCCGGTCTACGTAAAAATCGAGAAGCTCGACATTCTTGTGCGCCTCGTCTCGGAAAAAAACGTTGACCAA GTTTTGAGTGAGCTGAAGGAGTACGCGACAGAAGTGGATGTGGACTTTGTGAGGAAAGCAGTCCGCTGCATCGGGCGGTGTGCCATCAAGCTGGACTGCGCGGCCGAGAGATGCGTTGCTGTTCTGCTCGATTTAATTCAAACGAAAGTCAACTATGTGGTACAGGAGGCGATTGTGGCAATCAAAGACATCTTCAG AAAATATCCCAACCAATATGAGTCGATGATTTCTACGTTGTGTGAGAACCTGGAGACGCTGGACGAGCCTGCAGCCAAGGCGTCGATGGTGTGGATTGTCG GCGAGTACGTAGACCGGATTGACAACGCTGACGAACTGTTGGAAACGTTTTTAGAGACGTTCCACGACGAACCATCGATCGTTCAACTCCAGTTGCTAACGGCGACAGTGAAGTTGTTTCTGAAGAAGCCTGCCCACACCCAGGACCTGGTCACCAAGGTCCTCAAGATGGCAACTGAGGAGACGTACAATCCAGACCTGCGAGATCGCG CCTACATCTACTGGAGGATGCTGGCGAGAAACCcagaggcggcgaagaaggtCGTCTTCGCTCCCAAGCCGCCGATCAACGAAGACGCGGATGCGCTGGACTACAACACTCTCGACAGACTCATCG GAAAcatttctctgctttcctcggtCTACCACAAAGCTCCAGAGACGTTCGTGGCGAGAGCGATGCCCCCGTCGGCTGCGTTGCCGAAGGAGGTCGGCTCCTGCAGCTCCGACGGGGAATCGACAGATGCGCGAGTCGAGCAAGCGAAGcagagcatgcagaagcaACACTACTCGagcgacgaaaaggaagaagagtcttCCCCAACCAGCAGCGAAGACTCCGACAG CGACTCCGACGGACCGACAGATCTCCTCGGTTTGAGTGACGAAGCGACGCCGAGGAAGAGGTCATCGAAAGAAAGCAGCGACGACCTCTTCGAT CTGTCCTCTCCGCCTGAGGACCCTCGTGGAGTTGGAAAGACTCTAGTTCTCGCCGCCGACCGTCCAGGAAATCAGGGCAGAACGGGTCTGCAGGTTTCTGCAGCGCTAACCAGAGCTCACG GTCGCATTCAGCTGCATTTGACACTTGCGAACAAGAGCTCGATGACTCTCAACGGCTGGGCGATTCAGTTCAACAGAAACTCCTTCGGCCTTGCTCCAGCCGCAAACCTGCAAGTCGCCGACTTGCTCTCTGGCcagtctgcagagacgactGTGCCAGTGGTTCCAGGGCAACTCATGTCCAACGCTGCCCCTGagcagcctctctctctgcaa GTCGCCGTCAAGACGAATCTCGACATCTTCTGCTTCACTGTACCATTCGACTTGAGCGTCGTTCTCCAAGAGAACTCCTCTGCCGACAAGGACGTTTTCAGACAAAGGTGGCAAAACAttggagaagcgagacag aGCTCCCTGATGGCAAGCGCGCCCAGTTCGCAGAGTCCACAAGCTGTGACGAAGCAAATGCAGGCGGCAAACATAAGCCTGGTTGCGCAGCGGAGTGCAGACACTTTC GATGCGCTCTACTTCTCTGCAACAACGACCAACAACCTCGTCGTGCTCGCTGAGGTGTCACTACAGCGGAACGGGAACGCCGTGAAGCTCGTCACTCGGAGCGAGGCTGCTGCCTTG CTTCCGCTTTTCACCTCGACCGTTTGTGCGGCCCTTCGGCTGACGCCACGGTCATGA
- a CDS encoding hypothetical protein (encoded by transcript TGME49_240880) produces MHDRHSPKNATPPQPPSSNDGAFSRISQPPCGDFFSGLPSFPSDLAALCVGAGHHTGLAASPASSKHDCDASGLERCEPERSADNADGPMPPLKKNGDRSRSSVAYGPASGDHSRQQMYFPAQKTPSEGSPTAASCAPKPHPAPPPAPALNNSATRAPGPPPSLVLPPEIMNSGRDACVLVTLPLCLPYGKILNVCGESETSCCKRNYYCISPKLNYAAWKLFAHSGGICDTYAAALHVEVAIIHVPEPLLPQVADLFMKHTAQSDFHFDSPLQLKCGNLQERPAPVRAGGKVLTLECFFSDQQERKKLAAIEHFLSGFRTELEYLISSHRPHRSGHNGRKPNIWRLSRNQSGCRNNGGHHRGPRLDVTVRAFQQQGSQPASTGSGIQEASGLVADVCASEIRLVTTRSYGQLTTKADPRFPESKVGTRCLLRAQRTSGSKTGFTVPCRKVFAPQEVPEVLPLVFRPGSLISQEQQRACVEWEVTHRMEKEAAAPRRMDPQSAPLSALQAGKPLGQHSCPSGGRLSLPAVSLTGISKDVDLANGCGCDESDVYLSMYGRSPAGDSTSTRESGGSLSPPASHGREGSTPGSCRQSEPPVALLSRLGYLPWPGSDLGPESRVVGPHELSKEEQLLNASEESVGATQGLDLGAWAPGAASTAVSRNPDQSVNIPVGDGSRLPVQSQDLWVFLPALLDALRAGRDVAREAGGDAAKDLGVGNEARQDEWTSARGRHRSLASSVQSQGGTAMGGMLNRSGAFPYAFDGFGPAARSVGTERQGGLAGGQPLPGRCDLFSTSHDALNEFLLSLTSSPSSADSHW; encoded by the exons ATGCATGATCGACACTCGCCCAAGAACGCAACTCCTCCGCAGCCTCCGTCCTCCAACGACGGTGCGTTCTCCCGCATTTCCCAGCCACCTTGCGGGGATTTCTTCTCAGGATTGCCGTCATTCCCCTCCGACCTGGCGGCGCTCTGCGTAGGTGCAGGACACCACACCGGGCTGGCCGCGTCGCCGGCGTCGTCCAAGCACGACTGTGACGCCTCCGGACTAGAGCGATGTGAACCGGAGCGTTCTGCGGACAACGCAGACGGCCCGATGCCGCCTCTGAAAAAGAACGGCGACCGGAGCCGGAGTAGTGTTGCGTATGGACCCGCGTCCGGGGACCACAGTCGCCAGCAAATGTACTTCCCTGCGCAGAAAACGCCCTCTGAGGGGAGTCCTACTGCGGCTTCATGCGCCCCGAAACCGCATCCCGCTCCCCCGCCAGCTCCGGCGCTCAACAACTCGGCGACGCGGGCACCTGGTCCACCGCCCTCGCTTGTGCTGCCCCCAGAAATCATGAACAGTGGGAGGGACGCGTGTGTCCTCGTGACGTTGCCGCTGTGCTTGCCTTACGGGAAGATCCTCAATGTCTGTGGAGAGTCCGAAACGAGCTGCTGCAAGCGCAACTACTACTGCATCAGTCCGAAACTGAACTACGCAGCGTGGAAGCTCTTTGCTCACTCCGGTGGCATCTGCGACACGTACGCGGCCGCGCTGCACGTGGAGGTTGCCATCATTCATGTTCCCGAACCCCTTCTCCCTCAGGTCGCAGATCTTTTCATGAAGCACACTGCACAGTCCGATTTCCACTTCGACAGTCCTCTCCAACTCAAGTGCGGAAACCTTCAGGAGAGGCCTGCTCCAGTCAGAGCAGGCGGAAAAGTCCTCACTCTCGAATGCTTCTTCAGCGAC CAACAAGAACGCAAGAAGCTGGCCGCCATTGAACACTTTCTTAGTGGCTTCCGAACTGAGCTGGAATATCTCATTTCTTCGCACCGGCCCCACCGATCGGGCC ACAACGGACGGAAACCGAACATCTGGAGACTTTCCAGAAACCAGTCTGGTTGCCGAAATAATGGCGGCCACCATCGGGGGCCTCGTCTGGATGTGACCGTTCGCGCTTTCCAACAGCAAGGGTCGCAGCCTGCAAGTACGGGCAGCGGAATTCAAGAAGCCAGCGGGCTCGTTGCAGATGTGTGTGCAAGCGAAATCCGACTGGTCACGACGCGAAGCTACGGCCAGCTCACTACCAAG GCAGATCCCCGATTCCCCGAGAGCAAAGTCGGGACGCGGTGTCTTCTCCGAGCTCAGCGGACATCGGGATCGAAGACTGGGTTCACTGTGCCGTGTCGGAAGGTGTTTGCACCGCAAGAAGTTCCCGAAGTGCTGCCTCTCGTTTTCCGGCCAGGGTCTCTGATTAGCCAAGAGCAGcagcgtgcatgcgtcgagtGGGAGGTGACGCATCGAATGGAAAAGGAGGCTGCGGCGCCCCGACGCATGGACCCTCAGTCAGCGCCGCTTTCTGCGCTCCAAGCGGGCAAGCCGTTAGGCCAGCACTCGTGTCCCTCGGGCGGGaggctgtctctgcctgcaGTGTCTCTTACTGGCATAAGCAAAGACGTAGACCTGGCGAATGGATGCGGGTGTGATGAATCGGATGTGTACCTCAGCATGTACGGGAGGAGTCCGGCTGGAGACTCCACGAGCACTCGCGAGAGTGGAGGCAGCCTGTCTCCGCCCGCAAGCCACGGACGCGAAGGCAGCACGCCAGGGAGCTGCAGACAGTCGGAGCCACCGGTGGCTTTGCTCAGCCGTCTCGGGTATTTGCCTTGGCCAGGCAGCGACCTAGGCCCCGAGAGCCGAGTTGTAGGACCTCACGAGTTGTCGAAGGAAGAGCAACTTTTAAACGCGTCCGAGGAGTCTGTCGGCGCCACTCAAGGCCTCGACCTGGGAGCGTGGGCGCCCGGAGCGGCGTCGACGGCGGTGTCGAGGAACCCCGATCAAAGTGTGAACATCCCCGTTGGCGACGGCTCGCGACTGCCCGTCCAGTCTCAGGATTTGTGGGTTTTCTTGCCTGCGCTTCTCGACGCGCTGCGAGCGGGCCGGGACGTGGCGCGCGAGGCGGGAGGAGATGCTGCTAAGGACTTGGGCGTCGGAAACGAAGCGCGGCAGGACGAGTGGACCAGCGCGAGAGGGCGCCACCGGAGTTTAGCGAGCTCTGTCCAGTCGCAAGGTGGCACGGCGATGGGCGGGATGTTGAATCGGAGTGGGGCGTTTCCGTACGCGTTCGATGGGTTTGGACCTGCCGCTCGGTCTGTGGGGACGGAGAGGCAGGGGGGACTGGCCGGCGGACAGCCGTTGCCGGGTCGCTGCGACTTGTTTTCGACGTCTCACGACGCGCTGAACGAGTTCCTGTTGTCCCTGACatcctcgccgtcttcggCAGATTCGCACTGGTGA